The Mesobacillus jeotgali genome window below encodes:
- a CDS encoding bifunctional homocysteine S-methyltransferase/methylenetetrahydrofolate reductase codes for MSFLKRLENEILIADGAIGTLLHSYGAGTCYEELNISHPDDIIQIHKAYINAGADLIQTNTYAANYIKLERYGLEDQVKEINSAAVKLARQAAGTDAYVLGTIGGNRGIRPSAIPIEEIKRSFREQLYCLLLEGVDGLLLETFYDMEEIETVLEIARKETNLPIIAQVSLQEIGIMQDQTPLQEAFHRLEDLGANLVGLNCRLGPHHMISSLEQIELPSKAFLSAYPNAGLPAYTDGKFHYEGDPDYFGKSAGSFRDQGVRLIGGCCGTTPQHIKAFADELKGLAPVLNKKIPAKKPKIIVTPTDVKRPMAPLHQVVQERPSVIVELDSPRKLDTTRFFEGAKALKDTGIDALTLADNSLASPRISNAAIGQLVKEKVGLRPLVHLTCRDRNIIGLQSHLMGLHTLGLHDVLAVTGDPARVGDFPGASSVFDVSSFELIEMITQFNEGLSYSGKDLGQKGAFSIGAAFNPNVRSLDKAVMRMEKKIRAGAHYFITQPVYSQKMLLDVHEATKHIDAPVYIGLMPLTSSRNAEFLHNEVPGIKIAQEVLDIMAKFNNEPLQSKKEGIAITKGLIEAAAELFNGIYIITPFMNYEMSVELSSYANEYSSLLKRRKQNVNLVN; via the coding sequence ATGAGTTTCCTGAAACGCCTGGAAAATGAAATTTTAATTGCCGATGGAGCGATTGGGACTCTCCTTCACTCTTATGGAGCCGGTACTTGTTATGAGGAGTTGAACATTTCACATCCAGATGACATCATCCAGATCCATAAAGCTTATATAAATGCAGGTGCTGATCTGATCCAGACCAATACTTACGCGGCGAATTATATTAAACTTGAAAGATATGGACTCGAGGACCAGGTAAAAGAGATTAATAGTGCGGCAGTTAAGCTCGCCCGCCAGGCAGCCGGCACTGATGCATATGTACTTGGGACAATTGGCGGGAACAGGGGTATAAGACCATCTGCCATTCCCATTGAGGAAATCAAAAGAAGTTTCAGGGAGCAGCTCTACTGCCTTCTCCTTGAAGGTGTAGACGGACTTCTGCTGGAAACTTTTTATGATATGGAAGAAATCGAGACCGTTCTCGAAATTGCCAGAAAGGAAACCAATCTGCCAATCATCGCCCAGGTATCCCTTCAGGAAATCGGGATCATGCAGGACCAAACTCCCCTGCAGGAGGCCTTCCATAGACTCGAAGATCTTGGTGCAAATCTGGTCGGCCTTAATTGCAGACTTGGGCCCCATCATATGATTTCAAGCCTGGAGCAGATCGAACTGCCTTCAAAGGCATTTCTTTCAGCCTATCCTAATGCCGGTTTGCCTGCTTATACGGATGGTAAATTCCATTACGAAGGCGATCCTGACTATTTCGGAAAATCGGCCGGCAGTTTCCGGGACCAGGGTGTCAGGCTGATTGGGGGCTGCTGTGGAACGACTCCTCAACATATTAAGGCATTTGCTGATGAGCTAAAGGGTTTAGCCCCGGTATTAAATAAGAAAATCCCAGCAAAGAAACCGAAAATCATTGTCACTCCAACTGATGTAAAAAGGCCGATGGCTCCACTTCATCAGGTAGTACAAGAGCGGCCTTCTGTGATTGTAGAGCTTGATTCACCGCGAAAACTGGATACTACCCGATTTTTTGAAGGAGCAAAGGCACTAAAGGATACAGGAATTGACGCCCTTACCCTGGCTGACAATTCACTTGCTTCGCCAAGGATTTCAAATGCGGCAATCGGGCAGCTTGTGAAGGAAAAAGTAGGCTTGCGACCGCTTGTGCATCTAACATGCCGCGACCGAAATATCATAGGACTTCAATCTCATTTAATGGGTTTGCATACACTTGGACTGCATGATGTGTTAGCCGTTACTGGCGATCCAGCACGAGTAGGTGATTTTCCAGGCGCATCTTCTGTTTTTGATGTCTCTTCATTTGAACTAATTGAGATGATCACGCAGTTTAACGAGGGTCTCTCCTACTCTGGAAAAGATTTAGGACAAAAAGGAGCTTTTTCAATAGGTGCAGCCTTCAATCCAAATGTCCGTTCCCTCGATAAGGCTGTCATGAGGATGGAAAAGAAAATCCGGGCTGGTGCACATTATTTCATCACCCAGCCAGTTTATTCTCAAAAAATGCTTCTGGATGTCCATGAAGCAACAAAGCATATCGATGCTCCTGTATATATAGGACTGATGCCGCTTACGAGCAGCCGAAACGCTGAATTCCTTCACAATGAGGTTCCTGGCATCAAAATTGCACAGGAAGTACTCGACATTATGGCGAAATTCAATAATGAACCACTTCAATCGAAAAAGGAAGGCATCGCGATTACAAAGGGATTGATCGAGGCTGCAGCAGAACTGTTTAACGGAATCTATATCATCACCCCTTTTATGAACTATGAAATGAGTGTCGAGTTATCCAGCTACGCTAATGAATACAGCAGCCTTCTAAAGAGGAGGAAACAAAATGTCAACCTTGTTAACTGA
- a CDS encoding DDE-type integrase/transposase/recombinase, producing MSDHKKSEELAVHRFQLISPLLAEGLDAGKVKELRDQIAKASGLSERTIRRYLAQFQEDGFGGLKPQGRKGARKSEAIPPHLLEQAILLRKEVPSRSVAQIIQILEWEGLAEPGQIKRSTLQEKLAEKGYSTRHMRLYSQTGVAARRFQKRHRNQLWQSDIKYGPYLPIGPNGIKKQVYLVAFIDDATRFVLHAAFYPTLDSRIIEDAFRQAIQKYGVPEAVYFDNGKQYRTKWMSRTCSKIGTRLTYTRPYSAESKGKIERFNRIIDSFISEAVIEKPNTLDRLNELFQVWLTECYQNKPHSALGEKISPETAFRSDKKAIRFIDPDTLSNAFLHCETRKVDKSGCISFMDQKYEVGLAFIGRQVEVVYDPANIEELTIEFEDHTPWKAKKLVIGERAGKRPALPEHLQVQGVESSRLLKAAERKNQERLTEQKPAVTFRAVWKEEDSRV from the coding sequence ATGAGTGATCATAAGAAATCAGAAGAATTGGCAGTGCATCGTTTTCAGCTAATATCCCCTTTATTAGCAGAGGGGCTTGACGCTGGGAAAGTAAAGGAATTAAGAGACCAGATAGCGAAGGCCAGCGGTCTTTCAGAAAGAACCATCAGGCGATATTTGGCTCAATTTCAGGAAGATGGGTTTGGGGGACTAAAGCCACAAGGAAGAAAAGGTGCTCGAAAGTCTGAGGCTATCCCTCCTCATTTATTGGAACAGGCAATCCTTCTGCGTAAGGAAGTGCCGAGCCGGAGCGTGGCTCAAATCATACAGATACTCGAATGGGAAGGGTTGGCTGAACCAGGGCAGATCAAAAGATCAACGCTCCAGGAAAAGCTCGCTGAAAAAGGTTACAGCACCCGGCATATGCGACTCTATTCCCAGACAGGAGTAGCTGCCAGAAGATTTCAGAAGCGACATCGCAACCAACTCTGGCAGTCAGATATCAAGTATGGTCCCTACTTGCCGATTGGTCCGAATGGAATAAAGAAACAAGTGTATCTTGTCGCCTTTATCGATGACGCCACCAGGTTTGTGCTTCACGCAGCTTTCTATCCTACCTTGGATTCAAGGATCATCGAGGATGCCTTCCGCCAGGCTATCCAGAAGTATGGTGTTCCAGAGGCTGTTTATTTTGATAATGGAAAGCAATATCGAACCAAATGGATGTCGCGTACCTGCTCAAAAATAGGCACCCGCCTTACTTACACACGGCCGTACTCAGCTGAATCAAAAGGGAAAATTGAACGCTTCAATAGAATCATAGATTCATTCATTAGTGAGGCTGTCATCGAAAAGCCCAATACACTTGATCGTCTGAATGAGCTTTTCCAAGTGTGGCTCACAGAGTGTTATCAGAATAAGCCTCATTCTGCACTTGGGGAGAAAATCAGCCCGGAAACGGCATTTCGTTCAGATAAAAAAGCGATTAGGTTCATCGATCCTGATACCTTGAGTAATGCATTCCTCCATTGTGAAACAAGGAAAGTCGATAAATCAGGATGCATAAGTTTCATGGATCAAAAATATGAGGTCGGCCTGGCTTTCATTGGACGACAGGTTGAGGTGGTTTATGATCCTGCGAATATCGAGGAGCTTACCATTGAGTTCGAGGATCATACTCCTTGGAAAGCCAAGAAACTTGTCATTGGGGAAAGAGCTGGGAAGCGTCCTGCATTACCTGAGCACCTGCAGGTGCAGGGTGTAGAATCTTCAAGACTATTAAAGGCAGCTGAACGAAAGAACCAGGAACGCCTAA
- a CDS encoding methionine biosynthesis PLP-dependent protein yields MAKIDTKLAQLGNRSESTTGAVNPPIYLTTAYRHEGIGQSSGYDYVRTGNPTREILEKAIADLEEGDRGFACSSGMAAIWTVLSLFEHGDEWIVSKDLYGGTYRLLEQGFKKWGLQSTYADLSDLNEVKSAITQKTKALFVETPTNPLMEQADIEAIAKIAKENGILLIVDNTFYTPLLQKPLTLGADIVIHSATKYLGGHNDVLAGLIVAKGQHLCESLFLHHNGGGAVLSPFDSWLLIRGMKTLSLRMERHEKNASELVDYLQHHPSVKDVLYPGRGGMISFRVHSLAMVNPFLKSLSVITFAESLGGVESFITYPATQTHADIPAEIREKTGVCDRLLRFSVGIENVEDLKSDLEEAFNKARQEAEVI; encoded by the coding sequence TTGGCAAAAATCGATACAAAGCTAGCGCAGCTTGGAAACAGGAGTGAATCTACAACAGGTGCGGTCAATCCGCCAATCTATTTAACGACAGCCTATCGGCACGAAGGGATTGGCCAATCCAGTGGTTATGATTATGTCCGCACCGGCAATCCTACTCGTGAAATTCTTGAAAAGGCGATTGCAGACCTGGAAGAGGGTGACCGGGGATTTGCCTGCAGCTCAGGAATGGCAGCAATCTGGACTGTTCTTTCTTTATTTGAGCACGGCGATGAATGGATTGTCTCTAAGGATCTATATGGAGGAACTTATCGTCTTCTCGAACAAGGCTTCAAAAAATGGGGATTACAAAGTACATATGCTGACCTGTCTGATCTAAACGAAGTCAAATCGGCCATAACACAAAAGACGAAGGCTCTTTTTGTAGAGACGCCGACTAATCCGCTCATGGAGCAAGCTGATATTGAAGCAATTGCTAAAATTGCCAAAGAGAACGGTATTCTGCTGATTGTTGATAATACCTTCTACACTCCCCTGCTGCAAAAGCCATTGACATTAGGTGCAGATATCGTAATCCACAGTGCAACTAAATATCTGGGCGGTCATAATGATGTCCTTGCAGGATTGATCGTGGCAAAAGGGCAGCACCTTTGTGAATCCCTCTTCCTCCATCATAATGGCGGTGGTGCGGTTTTGAGTCCATTCGACTCCTGGCTGCTCATCCGCGGTATGAAGACATTGTCATTAAGAATGGAACGTCACGAGAAAAATGCCAGTGAGCTGGTCGATTATTTACAGCATCATCCTTCAGTCAAGGATGTCCTTTATCCAGGTAGAGGCGGAATGATTTCCTTCAGGGTCCACTCCCTTGCCATGGTCAATCCATTTTTAAAAAGTCTGTCGGTCATCACGTTTGCAGAAAGTCTCGGCGGTGTTGAAAGCTTCATCACCTACCCTGCAACCCAGACACATGCCGACATCCCGGCAGAAATTCGTGAAAAAACGGGAGTTTGTGACCGGCTGCTGCGGTTCTCTGTGGGAATCGAGAATGTTGAGGATTTAAAATCTGATTTGGAAGAAGCATTCAATAAGGCACGCCAGGAGGCTGAAGTGATATGA
- the metH gene encoding methionine synthase, which produces MSTLLTEQMKKKILIMDGAMGTMLQQADLTPEDFGGEEYDGCNEILNITLPELIEKIHVEYFEAGADIVETNTFGATSLVLDEYGLGHRAYEINKEAALIARKAADKVSTPSQPRFVAGSMGPTTKTLSVTGGATFEEMSASYEEQALGLIDGHVDLLLLETSQDLLNVKAAYTGIQRAFNKSGKELPLMISATIEPMGTTLAGQSIEAFYISVQHMNPIAIGLNCATGPEFMQEHLRSLSSLSTSAVSCYPNAGLPDEEGQYHETPDTLAQKLSDFAREGWLNIVGGCCGTTPAHIKAISEKMQQRQPRQTEENKLHMVSGIEPFIYDDPTLRPIMVGERTNVIGSRKFKRLISEGKLEEAAEIARAQVRNGAHVIDICLADPDRDELQDMEGFIKEVVKKVKAPLVIDSTDDEVIEKALSYSQGKAIINSINLEDGEERFKSVASLIHKYGGAVVVGTIDEEGMGVTAERKLEIAKRSYDLLVNKYKIPAQDLIFDPLVFPVGTGDEQYIGSAKATVDGIRRIKEALPETQTILGISNVSFGLPPVGREVLNSVFLYHCTQAGLDYAIVNTEKLERFASISPQEIKMAEDLLFNTTDQTLAEFTDFYRDKKKETKSTLPDMTLEERLAYYVVEGTKEGLLPDLETALESYPAPLDIINGPLMDGMKEVGRLFNDNQLIVAEVLQSAEVMKAAVSYLEPFMEKNASTAAKGKVLLATVKGDVHDIGKNLVDIILSNNGYDVVDLGIKVTPTVLIEEIKKEKPDIIGLSGLLVKSAQQMVLTAHDMKQAGIDTPILVGGAALSRKFTDTKIAKEYDGLVLYAKDAMNGLSIANQLREPDGYEQFLTEQKAKQEAAMNKQEYSAPGRTSATTVLDRPKVTAMAPVFIPQDTKRHLVKSYSLSHIEPYINQQMLLGHHLGLKGKVDRLLADGNEKAVKLHEVVQSLLKEAKANEWIKPAAVYQFFPAQSEEDKLHIFNPEQRDQIIETFEFPRQEVSPGLCLADYVRPVSDSEKDYVGMFAVTAGAGIRQAAEQLKSEGRFLESHALQALALETAEGFAELIHRQIRDRWGFPDTPDMTMKDRFAAKYQGQRFSFGYPACPDLEDQRKLFNLIKPEDIGIHLTEGFMMEPEASVTAIVFSHPEARYFNVLKN; this is translated from the coding sequence ATGTCAACCTTGTTAACTGAACAGATGAAGAAAAAAATCCTGATCATGGATGGCGCGATGGGCACGATGCTCCAGCAGGCAGATTTGACCCCAGAAGACTTTGGCGGAGAAGAGTATGACGGGTGTAACGAAATTCTGAATATAACGCTCCCGGAATTGATTGAAAAAATACATGTGGAATACTTTGAAGCCGGTGCGGACATCGTGGAGACGAATACTTTCGGAGCCACCAGTCTTGTACTTGACGAATATGGCCTGGGCCACAGGGCTTACGAGATCAACAAGGAAGCAGCCCTGATTGCCAGGAAAGCAGCCGACAAAGTCTCCACTCCTTCTCAGCCCCGATTTGTGGCTGGTTCTATGGGCCCGACAACCAAAACTCTTAGTGTCACTGGCGGCGCAACTTTTGAGGAGATGTCTGCTTCGTATGAGGAACAGGCTCTTGGGTTGATTGATGGCCATGTCGACTTGCTTTTGCTTGAAACGAGCCAGGATTTGCTGAATGTAAAAGCGGCCTATACGGGCATCCAGCGTGCATTCAATAAAAGTGGCAAAGAGCTCCCTCTTATGATTTCTGCCACTATCGAACCAATGGGGACCACACTCGCTGGCCAATCGATCGAAGCTTTTTATATTTCAGTGCAGCATATGAATCCGATTGCGATCGGACTGAATTGCGCAACAGGGCCGGAATTCATGCAGGAACATCTGCGTTCACTGTCCTCCCTTTCGACTTCTGCTGTCAGCTGTTATCCGAACGCTGGCCTGCCAGATGAGGAAGGTCAATATCATGAAACACCTGACACGCTTGCCCAGAAGCTTTCCGATTTTGCGCGTGAAGGCTGGCTGAATATCGTCGGTGGCTGCTGTGGTACAACACCCGCACATATAAAGGCGATTTCTGAAAAAATGCAGCAGCGCCAGCCAAGGCAGACGGAAGAGAATAAGCTTCACATGGTTTCGGGGATTGAGCCTTTCATCTATGACGATCCGACACTAAGGCCAATTATGGTAGGAGAACGTACCAACGTAATTGGGTCACGGAAATTCAAACGCCTGATTTCAGAAGGAAAATTGGAAGAAGCAGCAGAGATTGCAAGGGCACAGGTTAGAAACGGAGCGCATGTCATTGATATCTGCCTGGCTGACCCTGACAGAGATGAGCTTCAGGATATGGAAGGATTTATTAAGGAAGTTGTTAAAAAGGTGAAGGCGCCGCTCGTGATTGATTCTACTGATGATGAAGTAATCGAAAAAGCGCTCAGTTATTCCCAGGGTAAGGCGATCATTAATTCCATCAATTTGGAGGACGGTGAAGAACGATTCAAGTCAGTTGCTTCTCTGATCCATAAGTATGGGGGCGCAGTGGTTGTCGGAACGATTGATGAAGAGGGTATGGGGGTGACTGCTGAAAGGAAGTTGGAAATTGCCAAACGTTCATACGACCTGCTTGTCAATAAGTATAAAATACCGGCACAGGACTTGATTTTTGATCCGCTCGTCTTTCCTGTCGGCACCGGAGATGAACAGTATATTGGCTCAGCGAAGGCAACCGTGGATGGAATCAGGAGGATTAAGGAAGCTTTGCCGGAAACACAAACAATCCTTGGTATCAGTAATGTTTCTTTCGGCCTCCCTCCTGTTGGCCGTGAAGTATTAAATTCTGTTTTTCTTTATCATTGCACCCAGGCTGGACTGGATTACGCCATTGTGAACACGGAAAAACTAGAACGCTTTGCTTCAATAAGTCCACAGGAAATTAAAATGGCGGAAGACTTATTATTCAATACTACAGATCAAACACTTGCAGAATTCACTGATTTTTACCGTGATAAAAAGAAGGAAACAAAAAGCACCCTTCCGGATATGACGCTTGAAGAAAGGTTGGCCTATTATGTAGTTGAAGGCACGAAAGAAGGTCTCCTCCCAGACCTTGAAACAGCACTCGAAAGCTACCCTGCCCCGCTTGATATCATCAATGGTCCATTGATGGACGGAATGAAGGAAGTTGGCAGGCTGTTCAATGATAACCAATTAATTGTGGCCGAGGTCCTTCAGAGTGCAGAAGTCATGAAAGCTGCCGTGTCTTACTTGGAGCCTTTTATGGAGAAAAATGCTTCAACCGCCGCAAAAGGAAAGGTGCTGCTCGCCACTGTGAAAGGCGATGTGCATGATATAGGCAAAAACCTGGTGGATATTATCCTCAGCAATAACGGTTATGATGTGGTCGATCTTGGGATCAAGGTTACCCCAACTGTCCTTATTGAGGAGATCAAAAAGGAAAAGCCTGATATCATCGGTCTCTCAGGATTGCTGGTGAAATCCGCTCAGCAGATGGTCCTGACTGCCCATGATATGAAGCAAGCAGGAATCGACACTCCCATCCTTGTGGGCGGTGCTGCTTTATCCAGGAAATTCACAGATACAAAAATCGCTAAAGAGTATGACGGACTTGTACTTTATGCAAAAGATGCGATGAACGGTCTGTCTATCGCTAATCAACTCAGGGAGCCGGACGGGTACGAACAATTTTTAACAGAACAAAAAGCTAAGCAAGAAGCCGCGATGAATAAGCAGGAATATTCGGCACCGGGCCGAACCTCTGCCACAACCGTTTTAGACCGTCCAAAAGTAACAGCAATGGCACCGGTATTCATTCCGCAGGATACAAAAAGACATCTGGTTAAATCATACTCCCTGTCCCATATTGAGCCCTATATCAATCAGCAAATGCTGCTAGGGCATCATCTCGGATTAAAGGGAAAAGTAGATAGATTGCTGGCGGATGGAAATGAGAAGGCAGTCAAGCTTCACGAGGTTGTTCAATCGCTTTTAAAAGAAGCAAAAGCAAATGAATGGATTAAACCAGCTGCTGTTTATCAGTTCTTCCCTGCTCAGTCAGAAGAAGATAAACTGCATATATTCAATCCTGAACAGCGTGATCAAATTATTGAGACTTTTGAATTCCCGAGACAAGAGGTTTCACCGGGATTATGCCTTGCAGATTACGTCCGCCCTGTCAGCGATTCCGAAAAGGATTACGTTGGGATGTTCGCAGTCACAGCAGGTGCAGGAATACGCCAGGCAGCAGAACAACTGAAAAGCGAAGGCAGATTCCTGGAAAGCCATGCCCTTCAGGCACTTGCACTTGAGACGGCAGAAGGATTTGCTGAATTGATCCACCGCCAAATCCGTGATCGATGGGGTTTTCCTGACACACCTGATATGACAATGAAGGACCGATTTGCTGCTAAGTATCAAGGCCAGCGCTTCTCATTCGGCTATCCTGCCTGTCCTGATTTAGAAGATCAACGAAAGCTTTTCAACTTGATCAAACCAGAAGATATCGGTATTCACTTGACTGAGGGATTCATGATGGAACCTGAAGCATCAGTTACCGCAATCGTCTTTTCCCATCCAGAGGCAAGATATTTCAATGTATTGAAGAATTAA
- a CDS encoding DUF6431 domain-containing protein, whose protein sequence is MKTLILEFLVRGAGRIPSPCCGKDMLVRGTKNRKAKDHTGQSKTYNIRRLQCTNCQTIHHELPDLLIPYKRYEAECIEDVLTNPSAHIVAADDSTLSRWHGWFHQFVDYWIGCLNSIMIRTNQGNIPQDVTSKCSGTALQRIGRLAGDANGWLTRIVRPIVNINLWIHTRSAFIVQ, encoded by the coding sequence TTGAAAACACTCATACTGGAGTTTTTAGTTAGGGGTGCGGGGAGGATTCCTTCCCCATGCTGTGGTAAAGACATGTTGGTTAGAGGTACAAAGAATCGAAAAGCCAAGGATCATACAGGTCAGAGTAAAACATATAACATCCGAAGATTGCAGTGCACCAATTGTCAGACCATCCATCATGAACTTCCAGATTTATTGATTCCTTATAAACGCTATGAGGCTGAATGTATCGAAGACGTTCTTACGAACCCGTCCGCCCATATTGTTGCTGCCGATGATTCCACTCTTTCGAGATGGCACGGCTGGTTTCATCAATTTGTGGATTATTGGATTGGCTGTTTGAATTCCATCATGATCAGGACCAACCAGGGAAATATCCCCCAGGATGTCACGTCCAAATGTTCAGGGACCGCACTTCAAAGGATAGGACGCTTGGCAGGAGATGCCAATGGATGGCTGACAAGAATTGTCCGGCCCATCGTAAATATTAATTTATGGATACATACCCGTTCCGCATTCATTGTCCAATAG
- the metC gene encoding cystathionine beta-lyase — MSQRYTFETQLLHNKHKVDPATGGVSVPIQHASTFHQVSADEFGKYDYSRSLNPTREALEEIIAELEGGVRGFAFSSGMAAISTAFLLLSQGDHVVVTEDVYGGTYRMVTQVLNRFGIEHTFVDMTDLEAVEEAIRPNTALLYAETPSNPLLKVTDIRAISEIAKKHSALTFVDNTFMTPYLQRPLDLGADIVLHSATKFLSGHSDTVAGLAVVKDEELAKRLYSLQNSFGAVLGVQDAWLVMRGIKTLSVRMNQSQESARKIAGFLLKQPLIKNVYYPGLLNHPQSGIQKQQAYGTGAVLSFELENAEVLSRFIEQVKLPVFAVSLGAVESILSYPAKMSHAAMPQHERERRGISEGLLRLSVGLESAEDLIADIEQALNTIGIFAVKKEEVR, encoded by the coding sequence ATGAGCCAACGCTATACATTCGAAACCCAGCTGCTGCATAACAAACATAAAGTTGACCCGGCCACCGGAGGAGTGAGTGTGCCCATACAGCATGCCTCTACCTTCCATCAGGTTTCTGCGGATGAGTTCGGAAAATACGATTATAGCCGCAGCCTTAATCCCACCAGAGAGGCGCTTGAGGAAATTATCGCCGAGCTGGAAGGCGGTGTTCGCGGTTTTGCCTTTTCGTCCGGAATGGCTGCTATTTCAACGGCATTTTTGCTTCTCTCACAAGGAGATCATGTGGTCGTCACTGAGGATGTTTATGGAGGGACATACCGGATGGTGACACAGGTGTTGAACCGTTTTGGTATTGAGCACACTTTTGTCGATATGACCGACCTTGAGGCGGTGGAAGAAGCAATTAGGCCAAACACTGCCTTGCTATATGCAGAAACGCCTTCTAATCCGCTGTTAAAAGTAACGGATATTCGTGCTATCAGCGAAATAGCGAAGAAACACAGCGCACTAACATTTGTCGACAATACTTTCATGACTCCATACTTGCAGCGCCCGCTTGATCTCGGAGCTGATATTGTCCTCCATAGCGCCACAAAGTTTCTTTCAGGCCACAGTGATACGGTCGCGGGTTTAGCGGTAGTCAAAGATGAAGAACTGGCAAAAAGGCTGTATTCTCTTCAAAACTCTTTCGGTGCAGTTTTGGGCGTGCAGGATGCATGGCTTGTGATGCGAGGCATAAAGACCCTGTCGGTCAGAATGAATCAATCTCAGGAAAGCGCACGGAAGATCGCTGGATTTTTACTAAAACAACCTCTAATCAAGAATGTTTATTACCCTGGTCTACTGAACCACCCGCAATCAGGCATTCAAAAGCAGCAGGCATATGGCACAGGAGCGGTATTATCCTTTGAACTTGAAAATGCAGAGGTTTTATCCAGATTCATAGAACAAGTGAAACTGCCAGTTTTTGCTGTAAGTCTTGGAGCGGTTGAATCCATCCTCTCCTACCCAGCGAAAATGTCCCATGCAGCCATGCCGCAGCATGAACGTGAAAGACGCGGAATCAGTGAAGGACTCCTCCGCCTCTCAGTCGGGTTGGAGAGCGCAGAGGACTTGATTGCGGACATCGAACAAGCTTTGAATACCATAGGAATTTTTGCAGTGAAAAAGGAGGAAGTCAGATGA